From the Glandiceps talaboti chromosome 10, keGlaTala1.1, whole genome shotgun sequence genome, one window contains:
- the LOC144441343 gene encoding uncharacterized protein LOC144441343 — protein MECDEVYGAGIPLPADILIEEDYREVEDPELVDWEHDDNEPSQHFFVETQERHELESSEEEGDVGGNGRSISPIPSPTTSDISMAPSLVGKETSHAFFCFTQSDSEWVANVVRKLQSPAYGFKCCNNEHNFDPESCKADFILSCVHCCKKVVVVVSPEFLTSSWCVKDNADVLKKVTGDSTKVVVVTVAECTLPSCLQHFTPLNAMSRNFWQRFIAALRQEAYIGDIVNSLGSGSVHVADALSTISKRSSEGLYNGMELTKLISENHLCSVQFDSFYCPDELLRKGVAEEKTQLVQL, from the exons ATATACTTATAGAAGAAGACTACAGGGAAGTCGAAGATCCTGAGTTAGTGGATTGGGAACATGATGACAATGAACCttcacaacatttttttgttgaaaCACAAGAACGCCATGAATTGGAATCATCGGAGGAAGAGGGTGATGTTGGTGGTAATGGCAGATCAATCTCGCCAATACCATCACCAACGACATCAGACATTAGTATGGCGCCCTCTCTAGTTGGAAAAGAGACTAGTCAtgcattcttttgttttactCAGTCTGATAGCGAATGGGTTGCAAACGTTGTACGGAAACTGCAGTCGCCGGCATATGGATTCAAGTGTTGTAATAATGAACACAACTTTGATCCAGAAAGTTGCAAGGCTGATTTTATCCTGAGTTGTGTACATTGCTGCAAAAAAGTTGTTGTGGTGGTGTCACCGGAATTCTTAACCAGTAGTTGGTGTGTGAAGGACAATGCTGATGTTCTTAAAAAAGTGACTGGAGATAGTACtaaagtagtagtagtaacagtGGCTGAATGTACTCTACCAAGTTGTCTTCAACATTTTACACCGCTAAATGCAATGTCTAGGAATTTTTGGCAACGGTTTATCGCAGCCCTGAGACAAG AAGCTTATATTGGTGACATAGTGAATAGTCTTGGCAGTGGTTCTGTACATG TTGCTGATGCTCTGAGTACAATTTCAAAGAGATCGTCTGAAG GTCTTTACAATGGTATGGAGCTAACAAAACTAATATCAGAAAACCACCTGTGTTCAGTTCAATTTGATTCATTCTACTGCCCTGATGAACTCCTTAGGAAAGGTGTGGCT GAGGaaaaaactcagcttgtgcaaCTTTAA
- the LOC144441171 gene encoding uncharacterized protein LOC144441171 — MDRSPITGVDFGTKHPKYGYIPRKLAFHDDFRDPRMIVLKNRSLADTHRYYSGWRRHDSKGDAFRQALWSYRMTQEYGPAVARQYGQTEVARERLPHVKEHMDLYNQEQGRRLAQTQFFGNEYSLERPAYDYIDDRYREYYSYKVGDRFIKDNSHGSDNGHDLTLINNALDSGALQTNPHKFRRPHTSMF, encoded by the exons ATGGATCGGTCCCCTATAACCGGTGTAG ATTTTGGCACCAAACACCCAAAATATGGCTACATTCCCAGAAAATTAGCATTTCACGATGACTTCAGAGATCCACGGATGATCGTTCTGAAAAACCGATCGTTGGCTGACACTCACCGATATTATTCTGGTTGGA GACGACACGATAGCAAAGGTGACGCTTTTCGACAAGCGTTATGGTCCTACCGTATGACACAGGAGTATGGACCCGCAGTGGCCAGGCAGTACGGTCAAACCGAAGTGGCCAGAGAAAGGTTACCTCACGTCAAAGAACACATGGATCTATACAACCAAGAACAAGGAAGACGCCTGGCACAGACACAGTTCTTCGGGAATGAGTATTCCCTGGAAAGACCCGCGTATGACTACATTGATGACAGATACAGGGAATACTATTCCTATAAAGTGGGGGACAGATTTATCAAGGATAATTCTCATGGAAGCGACAATGGACACGATTTGACCCTGATCAATAATGCTCTGGACAGTGGTGCACTACAAACAAACCCACATAAATTTAGACGACCCCATACCAGCATGTTCTAG
- the LOC144441413 gene encoding transmembrane protein 268-like has product MCSLLCILLVLGLVGKTSAFGNEGSIHWGWALLLSVVLSTIIVFLLLVIAYYEKIKLNRNLDFRLAKINATIMKHNILLGLTDECVCLCSHAVLHFIYYNTDQCIGQIQNFLMRQQVAPNSIVQDTITLDLEAADDTVQLTPSKKDREKEEQNCAMTVIGTLGPESYQEEAELLILQFSSQYVRKLVTKKLGSPKHHRHMPRGYCLCQYVEKKVFKMEI; this is encoded by the exons ATGTGTTCATTACTATGTATTCTGTTAGTACTTGGTTTAGTGGGTAAAACAAGTGCATTTGGAAATGAAGGTAGTATACATTGGGGCTGGGCACTACTACTGTCTGTTGTTTTATCCACCATTATTGTATTCCTGCTTCTGGTCATAGCTTACTATGAGAAAATTAAG CTCAACAGGAACCTTGACTTTCGACTCGCCAAGATCAACGCAACTATCATGAAACACAACATATTACTAGGATTAACAGATGaatgtgtatgtctatgtagtCATGCTGTT CTTCATTTTATTTACTACAATACTGATCAATGTATAGGACAAATACAGAATTTTCTAATGAGACAACAAGTTGCACCAAACAGTATTGTCCAG GATACCATAACCCTGGACTTAGAGGCTGCTGATGATACCGTACAACTTACACCCAGTAAAAAAGACAGAGAGAAAGAAGAACAGAATTGTGCAATGACTGTGATTGGAACTCTTGGACCAGAGTCCTATCAG GAGGAAGCAGAATTACTTATCCTCCAATTCAGTAGTCAATACGTCAGAAAACTCGTGACTAAGAAGCTAGGGTCACCCAAGCATCACAGACATATGCCTAGGGGGTATTGTCTGTGTCAGTACGTTGAAAAGAAAGTGTTCAAGATGGAAATTTAG